Proteins encoded within one genomic window of Rhododendron vialii isolate Sample 1 chromosome 1a, ASM3025357v1:
- the LOC131328699 gene encoding uncharacterized protein LOC131328699 — MTSILPLGSGSNLVAETSSANHSEAKLCKGKELMHASDQVRWLSGRLRSLEEEAEVMNHAFVESLEERKKLINEISHQFRVISRYRVSRNPVTTGLSQVLHQETNPSLVIEIEKLLMGGFEESADHMYDSFREMSV, encoded by the exons ATGACATCAATCCTTCCATTAGGTTCCG gtTCCAATCTCGTGGCTGAAACATCTTCCGCCAATCATTCAGAAGCTAAACTTTGCAAGGGTAAGGAGTTGATGCATGCTAGCGATCAAGTACGGTGGCTAAGTGGTAGATTGAGATCTCTTGAGGAAGAAGCTGAGGTCATGAATCATGCTTTCGTAGAGAGCTTGGAAGAAAGGAAGAAGCTGATCAATGAAATATCTCACCAGTTTCGGGTTATAAGCCGTTATCGGGTATCAAGAAATCCAGTAACTACTGGTCTGTCTCAGGTCTTACATCAGGAAACCAATCCATCTCTTGTAATCGAAATCGAAAAGCTACTTATGGGTGGATTTGAGGAATCTGCTGATCATATGTATGATAG TTTTCGTGAAATGTCTGTCTGA
- the LOC131306248 gene encoding triphosphate tunnel metalloenzyme 3-like, with protein sequence MEVEVKLRLPDSTSHQKLTQLLSPFHTKTLLQENIFFDTPTSHLSSTRSALRLRFYTGHSSPHCILSLKSKPHLSAGIARIEEDEEPIDPTVARAAVAEPWRLLSFSSSRIMKRVKEEFGVGENGLDCLGGFRNVRNVFDWKGLKLVVDETDYGFGTSYEIECESEEPDRAMGMIEEFLNANGIGYSCSKVPKFAVFRSGGAAPVSV encoded by the coding sequence ATGGAAGTCGAAGTTAAGCTCCGCCTCCCAGACTCCACCTCCCACCAGAAACTCACCCAACTCCTCTCCCCCTTCCACACCAAAACCCTCCTCCAAGAAAACATCTTCTTCGACACCCCCACCTCCCACCTCTCCTCCACCCGCTCCGCCCTCCGCCTCCGCTTCTACACCGGCCACTCCTCCCCCCATTGCatcctctctctcaaatccaAACCCCACCTCTCCGCTGGCATCGCCCGCATCGAAGAAGACGAGGAGCCCATCGACCCCACCGTCGCCCGTGCCGCCGTCGCCGAGCCCTGGCGCCTCCTATCCTTCTCTTCGTCCAGGATTATGAAGAGGGTAAAAGAGGAATTTGGGGTTGGGGAAAATGGGTTGGATTGCCTGGGCGGGTTTAGGAATGTGAGGAATGTGTTTGACTGGAAAGGCTTGAAGTTGGTGGTGGACGAGACAGATTATGGGTTCGGGACGAGTTATGAGATTGAGTGCGAGAGTGAAGAGCCCGATCGAGCTATGGGGATGATTGAGGAGTTTTTGAATGCGAATGGGATCGGGTATTCGTGCTCGAAGGTTCCCAAGTTCGCTGTTTTTCGGTCTGGGGGTGCTGCCCCAGTAAGTGTTTAA